One genomic segment of Nonomuraea coxensis DSM 45129 includes these proteins:
- the tpx gene encoding thiol peroxidase, with protein sequence MTDVTFKGNPITVGGTFPKPGDSAPDFRLVGGDLAEVSLADLGSSTKVLNIFPSVDTGVCAASVRRFNEVAAEHPDVKVLCVSADLPFAQKRFCGAEGVDGVTMLSLMRGREFLLDYGVAQESGPLAGLAARAVVVLDGDNKVVYSELVPEITQEPDYDGALAALK encoded by the coding sequence ATGACCGACGTCACCTTCAAGGGCAATCCGATCACCGTGGGCGGCACCTTCCCGAAGCCGGGCGACAGCGCGCCCGACTTCCGGCTGGTCGGCGGCGACCTCGCCGAGGTGTCGCTGGCGGACCTCGGCTCGTCGACCAAGGTGCTCAACATCTTCCCGAGCGTCGACACCGGCGTCTGCGCGGCCTCGGTGCGCCGCTTCAACGAGGTGGCCGCCGAGCACCCGGACGTGAAGGTGCTGTGCGTCTCGGCCGACCTGCCGTTCGCGCAGAAGCGGTTCTGCGGCGCCGAGGGGGTGGACGGCGTGACCATGCTGTCGCTCATGCGGGGCCGCGAGTTCCTGCTGGACTACGGCGTCGCGCAGGAGTCGGGGCCGCTCGCCGGCCTGGCCGCCCGCGCGGTCGTCGTGCTCGACGGCGACAACAAGGTGGTCTACTCCGAGCTCGTGCCGGAGATCACGCAGGAGCCCGACTACGACGGCGCGCTCGCCGCGCTGAAGTAG
- the icmF gene encoding fused isobutyryl-CoA mutase/GTPase IcmF, which yields MHVPVNPVRFVTAAALFDGHDAAINIMRRILQSQGAEVIHLGHNRSVDEIVTAAIQEDAQGVAISSYQGGHVEFFTYLVELLRERGAGHVKVFGGGGGVIVPEEIELLHSRGVTRIFSPEDGQRYGLPGMINKLVEDCDHELGDPPAPEAVLSGDQAALARAITLVESGRAPEPLTDALRRAAGERRAPVLGITGTGGSGKSSLTDELVRRFRVDNDDKLRIAIVAIDPTRRRGGGALLGDRIRMNSLGPQVYFRSLATRGAPNEVPACLDDVIAACRAAGYDLVIVETPGIGQGDAGIVPHVDVPIYVMTPEFGAASQLEKIDMLDFAEAVVINKYERRGAEDALRDVRRQLVRNREAFSARPDDMPVFGTIASRYNDAGVTALYHHLRGLLLPEPGPGLLPKVAGRTSQASAAIVPPARARYLAEIAETVRAYHAETLAQAEAARRRQQLAAVRDLLAGEGDGERLRDLQDRAERDLTEESRALLAAWPATVERYRADELVVKVRDREIHTPLWRETLSGNRVPRVALPRYSDHGDLLRFLRAENLPGAFPFTAGVFPFKRDDEDPTRMFAGEGDPFRTNRRFKLLSAGQPATRLSTAFDSVTLYGHDPDPRPDIYGKVGTSGVSIATLDDMKALYDGFDLTSPSTSVSMTINGPAPTILAFYLNTALDQVRARFRAEHGRDPDEREDRELAARTFATVRGTVQADILKEDQGQNTCIFSTEFSLRMMADIQEWFIRNGVRNFYSVSISGYHIAEAGANPISQLAFTLANGFTYVEAYLARGMKVDDFAPNLSFFFSNGMDPEYSVLGRVARRVWAIAMRERYGAGERSQKLKYHIQTSGRSLHAQEMNFNDIRTTLQALIAVYDNCNSLHTNAFDEAVTTPSADSVRRAMAIQLIINREWGLARNENPLQGSFIVEELTDLVEEAVLAEFERLSDRGGVLGAMETGYQRGRIQDESMLYEMRKHDGSLPIVGVNTFTKDDGDEPAPHTLELARGTEEEKQSQLDRLRAFHERHREEAPRQLARLREAAMSDENAFAVLMEAARHCSLGQITEALFEAGGQYRRNV from the coding sequence GTGCACGTCCCGGTGAACCCCGTGCGTTTCGTGACCGCCGCGGCCCTGTTCGACGGCCATGACGCGGCGATCAACATCATGCGGCGCATCCTGCAGTCGCAAGGCGCCGAGGTGATCCACCTCGGGCACAACCGTTCGGTCGACGAGATCGTCACCGCCGCCATCCAGGAGGACGCCCAGGGCGTGGCGATCAGCTCGTACCAGGGCGGGCACGTCGAGTTCTTCACCTACCTGGTGGAGCTGCTGCGCGAGCGCGGCGCCGGGCACGTCAAGGTGTTCGGCGGCGGCGGGGGCGTGATCGTCCCCGAGGAGATCGAGCTGCTGCACTCCCGCGGCGTCACCCGCATCTTCTCGCCGGAGGACGGCCAGCGCTACGGCCTGCCCGGCATGATCAACAAGCTGGTCGAGGACTGCGACCACGAGCTGGGCGACCCGCCCGCGCCCGAGGCCGTGCTCTCCGGCGACCAGGCGGCGCTGGCCCGCGCGATCACCCTGGTCGAGTCGGGCCGCGCCCCCGAGCCGCTGACGGACGCGCTCAGGCGCGCCGCCGGCGAGCGGCGCGCGCCCGTGCTCGGCATCACCGGTACGGGCGGCTCCGGCAAGTCCTCGCTGACCGACGAGCTGGTCCGCCGCTTCCGCGTGGACAACGACGACAAGCTGCGCATCGCGATCGTCGCCATCGACCCCACCCGCCGGCGCGGCGGCGGCGCGCTGCTCGGCGACCGCATCAGGATGAACAGCCTGGGCCCCCAGGTCTACTTCCGCTCCCTCGCCACCCGTGGCGCGCCCAACGAGGTCCCCGCCTGCCTCGACGACGTGATCGCCGCCTGCCGCGCCGCCGGGTACGACCTGGTGATCGTCGAGACGCCGGGCATCGGCCAGGGCGACGCCGGCATCGTCCCGCACGTGGACGTGCCCATCTACGTGATGACGCCCGAGTTCGGCGCGGCCTCCCAGCTCGAGAAGATCGACATGCTCGACTTCGCCGAGGCCGTGGTGATCAACAAGTACGAGCGCCGCGGCGCCGAGGACGCCCTGCGCGACGTCCGCCGCCAGCTCGTACGCAACCGCGAGGCGTTCTCCGCCCGCCCCGACGACATGCCGGTCTTCGGCACCATCGCCTCCCGCTACAACGACGCCGGCGTCACGGCCCTCTACCACCACCTCAGGGGCCTGCTGCTGCCGGAGCCCGGCCCCGGGCTGCTGCCGAAGGTCGCCGGCCGCACCTCGCAGGCGTCGGCCGCGATCGTGCCGCCGGCCCGCGCCCGCTACCTGGCCGAGATCGCCGAGACCGTGCGCGCCTACCACGCCGAGACGCTGGCCCAGGCCGAGGCGGCCCGCCGCCGTCAGCAGCTCGCCGCCGTCCGCGACCTGCTGGCAGGGGAGGGCGACGGCGAACGGCTGCGAGACCTCCAGGACCGCGCCGAGCGCGACCTGACCGAGGAGAGCCGCGCCCTGCTCGCCGCCTGGCCCGCGACGGTCGAGCGCTACCGGGCCGACGAGCTGGTGGTCAAGGTCCGCGACCGGGAGATCCACACCCCGCTGTGGCGCGAGACCCTGTCGGGCAACCGCGTCCCGCGCGTGGCCCTGCCCCGCTACAGCGACCACGGCGACCTGCTGCGCTTCCTGCGCGCGGAGAACCTGCCGGGGGCGTTCCCGTTCACCGCCGGGGTGTTCCCGTTCAAGCGCGACGACGAGGACCCGACCCGGATGTTCGCCGGCGAGGGCGACCCGTTCCGCACGAACCGGCGCTTCAAGCTGCTGTCGGCCGGCCAGCCCGCGACCCGCCTGTCCACCGCGTTCGACTCGGTCACCCTCTACGGCCACGACCCCGACCCGCGCCCGGACATCTACGGCAAGGTCGGCACCTCGGGCGTGTCGATCGCCACGCTCGACGACATGAAGGCGCTCTACGACGGCTTCGACCTGACGTCCCCCAGCACGTCCGTCTCGATGACCATCAACGGGCCAGCCCCGACGATCCTCGCCTTCTACCTCAACACCGCCCTCGACCAGGTCAGGGCGCGCTTCCGGGCGGAGCACGGCCGCGACCCCGACGAGCGCGAGGACCGCGAGCTCGCGGCGCGCACGTTCGCCACCGTGCGCGGCACGGTGCAGGCCGACATCCTCAAGGAGGACCAGGGCCAGAACACCTGCATCTTCTCCACCGAGTTCAGCCTGCGGATGATGGCCGACATCCAGGAGTGGTTCATCCGCAACGGCGTGCGCAACTTCTACTCGGTCTCGATCTCCGGCTACCACATCGCCGAGGCCGGGGCGAACCCGATCAGCCAGCTCGCCTTCACCCTCGCCAACGGCTTCACCTACGTGGAGGCGTACCTGGCCAGGGGCATGAAGGTGGACGACTTCGCGCCGAACCTGTCGTTCTTCTTCTCCAACGGCATGGACCCCGAGTACAGCGTGCTCGGCCGGGTGGCCCGCCGCGTCTGGGCGATCGCCATGCGCGAGCGCTACGGCGCCGGCGAGCGCTCGCAGAAGCTCAAGTACCACATCCAGACCTCGGGCCGGTCGCTGCACGCCCAGGAGATGAACTTCAACGACATCCGCACCACCCTCCAGGCGCTCATCGCGGTCTACGACAACTGCAACAGCCTGCACACCAACGCCTTCGACGAGGCCGTCACCACCCCGTCGGCCGACTCGGTCCGCCGCGCGATGGCGATCCAGCTCATCATCAACCGCGAATGGGGCCTCGCGCGCAACGAGAACCCGCTGCAGGGCTCGTTCATCGTCGAGGAGCTGACGGACCTGGTGGAGGAGGCGGTGCTGGCCGAGTTCGAGCGCCTGTCGGACCGCGGCGGCGTGCTCGGCGCGATGGAGACCGGCTACCAGCGCGGCCGCATCCAGGACGAGTCCATGCTGTACGAGATGCGCAAGCACGACGGCTCGCTGCCGATCGTCGGCGTCAACACGTTCACGAAGGACGACGGCGACGAGCCGGCGCCGCACACGCTGGAGCTGGCCCGCGGCACCGAGGAGGAGAAGCAGTCGCAGCTCGACCGGCTGCGCGCCTTCCACGAACGCCACCGGGAGGAGGCCCCCCGGCAGCTCGCCCGGCTGCGCGAGGCCGCGATGTCGGACGAGAACGCCTTCGCGGTGCTCATGGAGGCGGCCAGGCACTGCTCGCTGGGGCAGATCACCGAGGCCCTGTTCGAGGCGGGTGGCCAGTACAGGCGCAACGTGTGA
- a CDS encoding ABC transporter substrate-binding protein — protein sequence MPKKVTAVLSVALLATATLTACGGGEEQGAAPKITVWTEENLEDRMAVQRQIIAEFTKKTGIQVELVGVAEDQFSQTVTAAAAADDLPDVIGALPLASVRELEANDLLDTETPGRIVDRLGRDTFSPRALELDTADGKLLAVPSDGWAQLILYRKDLFEKAGLRPPDTYEALEAAARKLNTGGTAGITLAIAPKDSFTAQSFEHVALANGCQLVDNSGNVVLNSPQCVKAFEFYANLAKNYSVKGKQDVDTTRATYFSGKAAMMIWSSFILDELAGLRKDALPSCPECRKDPEWLAKNTGIVTALKGPGGGSPAQYGEIVSWAVTRDAAKEPASAFVTYLMDEGYARWLGMAPEGKFPTRTTFAEQWDKLPAGVDTKKPLSEIYPADVLTTLRESPDTFARWGIPQGQGKLVGATMGELPVPKALSALVDGSLTPQAAADQAKADVESIKRGIRE from the coding sequence ATGCCGAAGAAGGTTACCGCCGTCCTCTCCGTCGCCCTGCTGGCGACCGCCACGCTGACGGCCTGCGGCGGCGGCGAGGAGCAGGGCGCGGCCCCCAAGATCACGGTGTGGACCGAGGAGAACCTTGAGGACCGCATGGCGGTCCAGAGACAGATCATCGCCGAGTTCACCAAGAAGACCGGCATCCAGGTGGAGCTGGTGGGCGTCGCCGAGGACCAGTTCAGCCAGACCGTCACCGCGGCGGCCGCCGCGGACGACCTGCCCGACGTCATCGGGGCGCTGCCCCTCGCCTCGGTACGCGAGCTGGAGGCCAACGACCTGCTCGACACCGAGACCCCCGGCAGGATCGTGGACCGGCTCGGCCGGGACACCTTCTCCCCTCGGGCGCTGGAGCTCGACACGGCGGACGGCAAGCTGCTGGCCGTGCCGAGCGACGGATGGGCGCAGTTGATCCTTTACCGCAAGGACCTGTTCGAGAAGGCCGGGCTGCGGCCACCGGACACCTACGAGGCACTGGAGGCCGCCGCGCGGAAGCTGAACACCGGCGGGACGGCGGGCATCACGCTGGCGATCGCGCCGAAGGACTCGTTCACGGCGCAGAGTTTCGAGCACGTGGCGCTGGCCAACGGCTGCCAACTGGTCGACAATTCCGGAAATGTAGTTCTTAATTCGCCGCAATGCGTCAAGGCATTCGAGTTCTATGCGAACCTGGCCAAGAACTACTCGGTCAAGGGCAAGCAGGACGTCGACACCACAAGAGCCACTTACTTCTCAGGAAAGGCGGCCATGATGATCTGGTCGTCGTTCATCCTGGACGAGCTGGCCGGGCTCAGGAAGGACGCGCTGCCGAGCTGCCCCGAGTGCCGGAAGGACCCGGAGTGGCTCGCGAAGAACACCGGGATCGTCACCGCCCTCAAGGGCCCCGGCGGCGGCTCCCCCGCCCAGTACGGCGAGATCGTCTCGTGGGCCGTCACCCGCGACGCCGCCAAGGAGCCGGCGAGCGCGTTCGTGACGTACCTGATGGACGAGGGCTACGCGCGCTGGCTCGGCATGGCCCCCGAGGGCAAGTTCCCCACCAGGACGACCTTCGCCGAGCAGTGGGACAAGCTGCCCGCCGGCGTCGACACCAAGAAGCCGCTGTCGGAGATCTACCCGGCCGACGTGCTCACCACCCTGCGCGAGAGCCCCGACACCTTCGCCCGCTGGGGCATCCCGCAGGGCCAGGGCAAGCTGGTCGGCGCCACGATGGGCGAGCTGCCGGTGCCGAAGGCGCTGAGCGCGCTCGTCGACGGCTCGCTCACCCCGCAGGCCGCCGCCGACCAGGCCAAGGCCGACGTCGAGTCCATCAAGCGCGGGATCAGGGAGTGA
- a CDS encoding carbohydrate ABC transporter permease: MSRTPARTLRQQEGRAGLSLISPTLVITLAVVVVPLLWAIMLAFQDARLINIRRTGVFGHYTLENFGYVVSEPGFWSSLVNTLVYTVAGTGLSIVIGLVAALALRDRFRGRTLVRASVLIPYVAPVVAVAFLWETMLNPQYGIVNTWLREPIAFLTQAKGEFLGVQVPVALLTVIAFEAWRYFPFAFLFILARLQALPGELDEAAVVDGATPTQRFRYVIMPQLWRTVALLSVLRFVFTFTKFDDVYLLTGGGAGTEVVSVRVYNFLTSRDDIGAAAAQALVLAVFLVVFLAIYLRFFAGGEREQR; the protein is encoded by the coding sequence GTGAGCCGGACTCCTGCCCGCACCCTGCGGCAGCAGGAGGGCCGGGCCGGACTGTCGCTGATCTCGCCGACGCTCGTCATCACGCTGGCCGTGGTGGTGGTGCCGCTGCTGTGGGCGATCATGCTGGCGTTCCAGGACGCCCGCCTGATCAACATCAGGCGGACCGGCGTCTTCGGCCACTACACGCTGGAGAACTTCGGCTACGTCGTCTCCGAGCCCGGCTTCTGGTCGTCGCTGGTCAACACGCTCGTCTACACGGTGGCGGGCACGGGGCTGTCCATCGTGATCGGGCTGGTGGCGGCGCTGGCGCTGCGCGACAGGTTCCGGGGCCGGACGCTGGTGCGGGCCTCGGTCCTCATCCCGTACGTCGCGCCGGTCGTGGCCGTCGCGTTCCTGTGGGAGACGATGCTCAACCCGCAGTACGGCATCGTCAACACCTGGCTGCGGGAGCCGATCGCCTTCCTCACCCAGGCCAAGGGCGAGTTCCTGGGCGTGCAGGTGCCGGTGGCGCTGCTCACGGTGATCGCGTTCGAGGCGTGGCGGTACTTCCCGTTCGCGTTCCTGTTCATCCTGGCCCGCCTCCAGGCCCTGCCGGGGGAGCTGGACGAGGCCGCGGTGGTGGACGGCGCCACGCCCACCCAGCGCTTCCGGTACGTGATCATGCCGCAGCTCTGGCGTACGGTCGCGCTGCTGTCGGTGCTGCGCTTCGTGTTCACCTTCACCAAGTTCGACGACGTCTACCTGCTGACCGGCGGCGGGGCCGGCACCGAGGTGGTCAGCGTCCGGGTCTACAACTTCCTGACCTCGCGCGACGACATCGGGGCCGCGGCCGCGCAGGCCCTCGTCCTCGCCGTGTTCCTGGTCGTCTTCCTGGCCATCTACCTGCGGTTCTTCGCGGGAGGCGAACGTGAGCAGAGATAG
- a CDS encoding helical backbone metal receptor: MDDIGVPVAVPETVRRIVSLVPSLTEAVAATVPGALVGATDWCSHPADLDVARVRGTKNPDLEAIVRLRPDVVLANAEENRPADLEALRAAGLAVWVTRIETLEQAFASLERMFLHACRTARPAWLDAAQAAWRRPAPARRRTAVVPIWRRPWMVVGRDTFAGDVLRRLGVDNLYAGHAERYPKVPLAELVARRPGLVVLPDEPYAFAAGDGPECFPGLDCALVSGRLLTWYGPSLTEAARTLPRALGAR; encoded by the coding sequence ATGGATGACATCGGCGTCCCGGTGGCGGTGCCGGAGACCGTGCGGCGGATCGTGTCCCTGGTGCCGTCGCTGACCGAGGCCGTGGCGGCGACCGTGCCGGGGGCCCTGGTGGGCGCGACCGACTGGTGCTCCCACCCCGCCGATCTCGACGTGGCGAGGGTGCGCGGCACGAAGAACCCCGACCTGGAGGCGATCGTCCGGCTCAGGCCGGACGTGGTGCTGGCCAACGCCGAGGAGAACCGCCCGGCCGACCTGGAGGCCCTGCGCGCGGCCGGGCTCGCGGTGTGGGTCACCAGGATCGAGACGCTGGAGCAGGCGTTCGCCTCGCTGGAGCGGATGTTCCTGCACGCCTGCCGCACCGCCCGCCCGGCCTGGCTGGACGCGGCGCAGGCGGCCTGGCGGCGGCCCGCCCCGGCCCGCAGGCGCACGGCGGTCGTCCCGATCTGGCGGCGGCCCTGGATGGTCGTGGGCCGCGACACCTTCGCCGGCGACGTGCTCCGCCGCCTCGGCGTGGACAACCTCTACGCCGGTCACGCCGAGCGCTATCCCAAGGTCCCGCTCGCCGAGCTGGTGGCGCGGCGGCCCGGTCTCGTGGTCCTGCCCGACGAGCCCTACGCCTTCGCGGCCGGCGACGGCCCCGAGTGCTTTCCCGGCCTCGACTGCGCCCTGGTCAGCGGGCGGCTGCTCACGTGGTACGGCCCGTCGCTGACCGAGGCGGCCCGCACGCTCCCGCGCGCCCTGGGCGCCCGCTAA
- a CDS encoding SAM-dependent methyltransferase, giving the protein MDQKSLGFDPHTPNVARLYDYYLGGKDHFPADREAAELVLRAAPGMRAAARANRAFLGRAVRHLAEAGIRQFLDLGTGLPAQESVDQVAAKVAPDSRVVYVDLDPVVLVHARALLCGRPGTVVAQGDLRKPRDVIGHPEVLGAIDFSRPVGVLLVAVMHFVADADRPREILATLREAMAPGSYLVLSHAALDAFRARADAAERVTEVYERSNAPLTLRGRERILELFDGFALEDPGLVWLPEWHPEPADTVDFVAAPDASLTLCGVARKI; this is encoded by the coding sequence TTGGACCAGAAGTCCCTCGGCTTCGATCCGCACACGCCCAACGTAGCCCGGCTCTACGACTACTACCTCGGGGGCAAGGACCACTTCCCGGCCGACCGCGAGGCGGCCGAGCTCGTGCTGCGGGCGGCTCCCGGGATGCGGGCCGCGGCGCGGGCCAACCGCGCCTTCCTGGGCCGGGCGGTGCGCCACCTCGCCGAGGCCGGGATCCGGCAGTTCCTCGATCTCGGCACGGGGCTGCCGGCGCAGGAGAGCGTGGACCAGGTGGCCGCCAAGGTGGCCCCCGACTCGCGGGTCGTCTACGTCGACCTCGATCCGGTCGTGCTCGTGCACGCGCGGGCCCTGCTGTGCGGCCGGCCAGGCACGGTCGTGGCGCAGGGCGACCTGCGCAAGCCCCGTGACGTCATCGGCCATCCCGAGGTGCTCGGGGCGATCGACTTCAGCAGGCCGGTGGGCGTGCTGCTGGTGGCGGTCATGCACTTCGTGGCCGACGCCGACCGGCCGCGGGAGATCCTCGCGACCCTGCGCGAGGCGATGGCCCCCGGCAGCTACCTCGTGCTGTCCCACGCGGCCCTCGACGCCTTCCGGGCGCGGGCCGACGCCGCCGAGCGCGTCACCGAGGTCTACGAACGCTCCAACGCGCCGCTCACGCTGCGCGGACGGGAGCGGATCCTGGAGTTGTTCGACGGGTTCGCTCTGGAGGACCCCGGCCTGGTGTGGCTGCCGGAGTGGCATCCCGAGCCGGCCGACACCGTCGACTTCGTCGCGGCTCCCGACGCCTCGCTCACCCTGTGCGGCGTCGCCAGGAAGATCTAG
- a CDS encoding glucose 1-dehydrogenase encodes MRALTFAPGKKGTLEVGEWPDPEPGPGELLVEGLALGICGTDRELAAAEYGWPPPGRERMVIGHESFGRVLEAPDGSPFSAGDLVVGVVRRPDPVPCGACAHGEFDMCRNGQYTERGIKELDGYASERWTVEAEYAVRLDPSLERVGVLTEPASVVAKAWDQIWRIGSRAYFEPATLLVTGAGPIGLLAAMLGRQHGLELHVVDRSPKGFKSELVEELGGTYHSESSLAPLAGLQPDIIIECTGAGQLVIDVMTATAATGIVCLCGLSAGGRTHRVDAGVINRDIVLENDVVFGTVNANQHHFAGAADALAKADPEWLERLITRRLPLEQAAQALEPAQGDVKVVVELNAS; translated from the coding sequence ATGCGCGCACTCACGTTCGCGCCAGGGAAGAAGGGCACGCTGGAGGTCGGGGAGTGGCCCGACCCCGAACCCGGCCCCGGCGAGCTGCTGGTCGAAGGGCTCGCGCTCGGCATCTGCGGCACCGACAGGGAGCTGGCGGCGGCCGAGTACGGCTGGCCGCCGCCCGGCCGGGAACGCATGGTCATCGGGCACGAGTCGTTCGGGCGGGTCCTGGAGGCGCCGGACGGCTCGCCGTTCTCGGCGGGCGACCTCGTCGTCGGCGTGGTACGCCGCCCCGACCCGGTGCCGTGCGGCGCCTGCGCGCACGGCGAGTTCGACATGTGCCGCAACGGCCAGTACACCGAGCGCGGCATCAAGGAGCTCGACGGCTACGCCAGCGAGCGCTGGACCGTCGAGGCCGAGTACGCGGTGCGCCTGGACCCGTCGCTGGAGCGCGTCGGCGTGCTGACCGAGCCCGCGTCCGTGGTGGCCAAGGCGTGGGACCAGATCTGGCGGATCGGCTCGCGGGCCTACTTCGAGCCGGCCACGCTGCTGGTGACCGGCGCAGGGCCGATCGGGCTGCTGGCCGCCATGCTGGGGCGGCAGCACGGCCTGGAGCTGCACGTCGTGGACCGCTCGCCCAAGGGGTTCAAGTCCGAGCTGGTGGAGGAGCTCGGCGGGACCTACCACTCCGAGTCCTCGCTCGCGCCGCTGGCCGGGCTCCAGCCCGACATCATCATCGAGTGCACCGGGGCGGGCCAGCTCGTCATCGACGTGATGACGGCCACGGCGGCCACCGGGATCGTCTGCCTGTGCGGGCTCTCGGCCGGCGGGCGTACGCACCGGGTGGACGCCGGGGTGATCAACCGGGACATCGTGCTGGAGAACGACGTGGTCTTCGGCACCGTCAACGCCAACCAGCACCACTTCGCGGGCGCGGCCGACGCGCTGGCCAAGGCGGACCCTGAATGGCTGGAGCGGCTGATCACCCGGCGGCTGCCGCTGGAACAGGCCGCGCAGGCGTTGGAGCCGGCCCAGGGGGACGTGAAGGTGGTGGTCGAGCTCAACGCCTCCTGA
- a CDS encoding carbohydrate ABC transporter permease: protein MSRDRFERGLLRVLRPVVILALFLATAFPFLYMVTLSVRDIQELILDPGSLWPERFTLDTYVDVLTRQGFLTFMRNSAIVAVASVAVTLLISIPGAYAVARLRFFGRRQVHFLFLAVYLFPAIVLAIPLFVLFTMLGLRGSLAGLILVYIAQTVPVTVYMLRNYFETVPRSVEEAAAIDGCTRLSTIWRVVLPLSKPALMATGLYVFMIAWNEFLFALLFLVDKRESWTVSLGLSQLAGSIEIPTTVLMAGSVVLTLPIVIVFFASERLLTEGLTAGAEKG, encoded by the coding sequence GTGAGCAGAGATAGGTTCGAGCGCGGGCTGCTGCGCGTGCTGAGGCCGGTGGTGATCCTGGCGCTCTTCCTGGCCACCGCCTTCCCGTTCCTCTACATGGTGACGCTGTCGGTCCGTGACATCCAGGAGCTCATCCTGGACCCCGGCTCGCTCTGGCCGGAGCGGTTCACCCTCGACACGTACGTGGACGTCCTGACCCGGCAGGGCTTCCTGACGTTCATGCGCAACAGCGCGATCGTCGCCGTCGCGTCCGTGGCGGTCACGCTGCTGATCTCGATCCCGGGCGCGTACGCGGTGGCGCGGCTGCGCTTCTTCGGCCGGCGGCAGGTGCACTTCCTGTTCCTCGCGGTGTACCTGTTCCCGGCGATCGTGCTGGCCATCCCGCTGTTCGTGCTCTTCACCATGCTCGGGCTGCGCGGGTCCCTGGCCGGCTTGATCCTCGTCTATATCGCGCAAACGGTGCCCGTCACGGTATACATGCTCCGCAACTATTTCGAGACCGTGCCGCGGAGCGTGGAGGAGGCGGCCGCGATCGACGGATGCACGAGACTGTCGACCATCTGGCGCGTGGTGCTGCCGCTGTCGAAGCCCGCGCTGATGGCCACCGGGCTCTACGTCTTCATGATCGCCTGGAACGAGTTCCTGTTCGCCCTGCTCTTCCTGGTGGACAAGCGCGAGAGCTGGACGGTCTCCCTCGGGCTGTCCCAGCTCGCGGGCAGCATCGAGATCCCGACGACGGTGCTGATGGCGGGGTCGGTGGTCCTCACGCTGCCGATCGTGATCGTGTTCTTCGCCAGTGAACGCCTGCTGACCGAAGGGCTGACGGCTGGAGCAGAGAAGGGATAG
- a CDS encoding ROK family transcriptional regulator, which translates to MLTAGQILQVIRNGTCRTRKELIEHTGLSRSTITDRVDRLIDAGYIHESGVGASGGGRPPSVLDVDAGRRLMLVADLGAEHARVALTDLAARPLSEESAGLRIDLGPEAVLSWVRECFQRLLDRAGRPRSDVCGIGLDLPGSVDHVNGRVIRSFLMPGWDDFPVGEAVGAGYDVPILVENDANAMALGEWWTSWRESDALILVKVSTGIGTGIVLDGQIYRGVEEAAGNIGHVRIREGDDRVCTCGSRGCVASLASGRALAGDLGQESSLDVVRLVQAGDPTAIARTQEAGRTLGVVLATAVSLLNPAVLVLAGDMAETREHYLTGIREVVYRRSLPYTTRNLEIVTSSLGGRAGIAGMAVIVMEHVLSPAAVDAALRPKPAG; encoded by the coding sequence ATGCTGACGGCAGGGCAGATCCTCCAGGTCATCAGGAACGGCACCTGCCGGACGCGCAAGGAACTCATCGAGCACACCGGCCTGTCCCGCTCGACGATCACCGACCGGGTCGACCGGCTCATCGACGCCGGCTACATCCACGAGTCCGGCGTCGGGGCGTCCGGGGGCGGGCGCCCGCCCTCGGTCCTCGACGTGGACGCCGGGCGGCGCCTGATGCTCGTCGCCGACCTCGGCGCGGAGCACGCGCGGGTGGCGCTCACCGACCTCGCGGCCCGCCCGCTCTCCGAGGAGAGCGCCGGGCTGCGCATCGACCTCGGCCCCGAGGCGGTGCTGTCGTGGGTGCGCGAGTGCTTCCAGCGGTTACTGGACCGGGCCGGACGGCCGAGGAGCGACGTGTGCGGCATCGGGCTCGACCTGCCCGGCTCCGTCGACCACGTCAACGGGCGGGTGATCCGCTCCTTCCTCATGCCCGGCTGGGACGACTTCCCGGTGGGCGAGGCCGTCGGCGCGGGCTACGACGTGCCCATCCTGGTCGAGAACGACGCCAACGCGATGGCGCTGGGCGAGTGGTGGACGTCCTGGCGGGAGAGCGACGCGCTGATCCTCGTCAAGGTCTCGACCGGCATCGGCACCGGCATCGTGCTCGACGGCCAGATCTACCGGGGCGTCGAGGAGGCCGCGGGCAACATCGGGCACGTACGCATCCGGGAGGGCGACGACCGCGTGTGCACGTGCGGCTCGCGCGGCTGCGTGGCCTCGCTGGCGAGCGGGCGGGCCCTCGCCGGCGACCTCGGCCAGGAGTCCAGCCTGGACGTGGTCCGGCTGGTGCAGGCGGGCGACCCCACGGCGATCGCCCGCACCCAGGAGGCCGGGCGCACGCTCGGCGTGGTGCTGGCCACGGCGGTCAGCCTGCTCAACCCGGCCGTGCTGGTGCTGGCAGGGGACATGGCCGAGACGCGGGAGCACTATCTGACCGGGATCCGCGAGGTCGTCTACCGGCGGAGCCTGCCGTACACGACCAGGAACCTGGAGATCGTCACCTCGTCGCTGGGCGGCCGGGCGGGGATCGCAGGGATGGCGGTGATCGTGATGGAGCACGTGCTCTCCCCCGCCGCCGTGGACGCCGCCCTGCGGCCCAAGCCGGCCGGTTAG